A single window of Leishmania panamensis strain MHOM/PA/94/PSC-1 chromosome 35 sequence DNA harbors:
- a CDS encoding centrin, putative (TriTrypDB/GeneDB-style sysID: LpmP.35.6270), with the protein MINTAFSTADGRRLPRELTDQQKQDIEEAFRVLDVNGVNTITPNDLKVALRALGYEPDKDAVRRLVAEMDRGGVSTNLVLSEFEDVMRQRFFAEDNDDEVDLAFPLFTEGKSEFISLDDLKRVATEVGEDIPENVLQEIIRECDVLDHDDRISREEFTKMLKYDK; encoded by the coding sequence atgATAAACACCGCCTTTTCCACTGCCGATGGccggcggctgccgcgcgaGCTGACAGACCAGCAGAAGCAAGACATTGAGGAGGCATTCCGTGTGCTTGATGTGAACGGCGTGAACACCATTACGCCAAATGACTTGAAGGTGGCACTGCGAGCGCTCGGGTACGAACCAGACAAGGATGCGGTGCGCAGGCTTGTGGCTGAGATGGATCGCGGCGGTGTCTCTACCAACCTCGTTCTCAGCGAATTCGAGGACGTCATGCGCCAGCGCTTCTTTGCCGAGGACAATGACGACGAGGTGGACCTTGCGTTCCCGCTCTTCACAGAGGGTAAGTCGGAGTTTATCTCCCTCGATGACCTGAAGAGGGTAGCGACGGAGGTTGGTGAGGATATTCCGGAAAATGTGCTGCAGGAAATCATTCGCGAGTGCGATGTGCTTGACCATGATGATCGAATTTCCCGTGAGGAGTTCACCAAGATGTTGAAGTATGACAAGTGA